In a single window of the Orcinus orca chromosome 9, mOrcOrc1.1, whole genome shotgun sequence genome:
- the GHRHR gene encoding growth hormone-releasing hormone receptor isoform X1: MDSKVWGACLLCLLCPLPTVLGHVHPECDYITQLREDERACLQAAEGVSNSTFGCPRTWDGLLCWPTAGSGEWVSLPCPAFFSHFSSEPGAGALKRDCTITGWSEPFPPYPEACPVPLELLTEEKSYFSTVRVVYTMGHSVSAAALFMAITILVALRRLHCPRNYIHTQLFVTFILKAGAVFLKDATLFHSEDTDHCSFSTVTVLCKVSVATSHFATMTNFSWLLAEAVYLTSLLASTSPSARRTFWWLVLAGWGLPLLFTGMWVGCKLAFEDVACWDLDDSSPYWWIIKGPIVLSVGVNFGLFLNIIRILLRKLEPAQGSLHTQRQYWRLSKSTLLLIPLFGIHYIIFNFLPDSAGLGIRLPLELGLGSFQGFIVAILYCFLNQEVRTEISRRWRGHDPELLPAWRTHAKWTMPSHSRAKVLTSVC; this comes from the exons ATGGACAGCAAGGTGTGGGGTGCCTGCCTCCTCTGCTTGCTGTGCCCCTTACCCACC GTACTGGGCCACGTGCACCCAGAGTGTGACTACATCACCCAGCTGAGAGAGGATGAGCGAGCTTGTCTGCAAGCGGCAGAGGGGGTGTCCAACTCCACCTTTG GCTGCCCCAGGACCTGGGATGGGCTGCTGTGCTGGCCAACGGCAGGCTCTGGAGAGTGGGTGAGCCTCCCCTGCCCGGCTTTCTTCTCTCACTTCAGCTCAGAGCCAG GGGCTGGGGCCTTGAAGCGGGATTGCACCATCACGGGCTGGTCTGAGCCCTTCCCGCCCTATCCTGAGGCCTGTCCTGTGCCCCTGGAGCTGCTAACTGAAGAG aaaTCCTACTTCTCCACCGTGAGGGTCGTCTACACCATGGGCCACAGCGTCTCTGCCGCGGCCCTCTTCATGGCCATCACCATCCTGGTTGCCCTCAG GAGGCTCCACTGCCCCCGGAACTACATCCACACCCAGCTGTTCGTCACCTTTATTCTCAAGGCGGGAGCTGTGTTCCTGAAGGATGCCACCCTCTTTCACAGCGAGGACACGGACCACTGCAGCTTCTCCACTGTAACA GTTCTGTGCAAGGTCTCTGTGGCCACCTCCCATTTCGCCACCATGACCAACTTCAGCTGGCTGCTGGCAGAAGCTGTCTACCTGACCAGCCTCTTGGCCTCCACGTCACCCAGCGCAAGGAGAACCTTCTGGTGGCTGGTCCTTGCTGGCTGGG GGCTTCCCCTGCTCTTCACCGGCATGTGGGTGGGTTGCAAGCTGGCCTTTGAGGATGTTGC GTGCTGGGACCTGGACGACAGCTCCCCCTACTGGTGGATCATCAAAGGACCCATCGTCCTCTCCGTTGGG GTGAACTTTGGGCTTTTTCTCAATATTATCCGTATCTTGCTGAGGAAACTGGAGCCAGCTCAGGGCAGCCTCCACACCCAGCGTCAGTACtg GCGTCTCTCCAAGTCAACCCTTCTCCTTATCCCGCTGTTTGGAATTCACTACATCATCTTCAACTTCCTGCCTGACAGCGCTGGCCTGGGCATTCGCCTCCCCCTGGAGCTGGGACTGGGTTCCTTCCAG GGCTTCATTGTTGCCATCCTGTACTGCTTCCTCAACCAAGAG GTGAGGACTGAGATCTCACGGAGATGGCGTGGCCACGATCCTGAACTTCTGCCAGCCTGGAGGACTCACGCCAAGTGGACGATGCCTTCCCACTCAAGGGCGAAGGTGCTGACATCTGTGTGCTAG
- the GHRHR gene encoding growth hormone-releasing hormone receptor isoform X2: MDSKVWGACLLCLLCPLPTVLGHVHPECDYITQLREDERACLQAAEGVSNSTFGCPRTWDGLLCWPTAGSGEWVSLPCPAFFSHFSSEPGAGALKRDCTITGWSEPFPPYPEACPVPLELLTEEKSYFSTVRVVYTMGHSVSAAALFMAITILVALRRLHCPRNYIHTQLFVTFILKAGAVFLKDATLFHSEDTDHCSFSTVLCKVSVATSHFATMTNFSWLLAEAVYLTSLLASTSPSARRTFWWLVLAGWGLPLLFTGMWVGCKLAFEDVACWDLDDSSPYWWIIKGPIVLSVGVNFGLFLNIIRILLRKLEPAQGSLHTQRQYWRLSKSTLLLIPLFGIHYIIFNFLPDSAGLGIRLPLELGLGSFQGFIVAILYCFLNQEVRTEISRRWRGHDPELLPAWRTHAKWTMPSHSRAKVLTSVC; encoded by the exons ATGGACAGCAAGGTGTGGGGTGCCTGCCTCCTCTGCTTGCTGTGCCCCTTACCCACC GTACTGGGCCACGTGCACCCAGAGTGTGACTACATCACCCAGCTGAGAGAGGATGAGCGAGCTTGTCTGCAAGCGGCAGAGGGGGTGTCCAACTCCACCTTTG GCTGCCCCAGGACCTGGGATGGGCTGCTGTGCTGGCCAACGGCAGGCTCTGGAGAGTGGGTGAGCCTCCCCTGCCCGGCTTTCTTCTCTCACTTCAGCTCAGAGCCAG GGGCTGGGGCCTTGAAGCGGGATTGCACCATCACGGGCTGGTCTGAGCCCTTCCCGCCCTATCCTGAGGCCTGTCCTGTGCCCCTGGAGCTGCTAACTGAAGAG aaaTCCTACTTCTCCACCGTGAGGGTCGTCTACACCATGGGCCACAGCGTCTCTGCCGCGGCCCTCTTCATGGCCATCACCATCCTGGTTGCCCTCAG GAGGCTCCACTGCCCCCGGAACTACATCCACACCCAGCTGTTCGTCACCTTTATTCTCAAGGCGGGAGCTGTGTTCCTGAAGGATGCCACCCTCTTTCACAGCGAGGACACGGACCACTGCAGCTTCTCCACT GTTCTGTGCAAGGTCTCTGTGGCCACCTCCCATTTCGCCACCATGACCAACTTCAGCTGGCTGCTGGCAGAAGCTGTCTACCTGACCAGCCTCTTGGCCTCCACGTCACCCAGCGCAAGGAGAACCTTCTGGTGGCTGGTCCTTGCTGGCTGGG GGCTTCCCCTGCTCTTCACCGGCATGTGGGTGGGTTGCAAGCTGGCCTTTGAGGATGTTGC GTGCTGGGACCTGGACGACAGCTCCCCCTACTGGTGGATCATCAAAGGACCCATCGTCCTCTCCGTTGGG GTGAACTTTGGGCTTTTTCTCAATATTATCCGTATCTTGCTGAGGAAACTGGAGCCAGCTCAGGGCAGCCTCCACACCCAGCGTCAGTACtg GCGTCTCTCCAAGTCAACCCTTCTCCTTATCCCGCTGTTTGGAATTCACTACATCATCTTCAACTTCCTGCCTGACAGCGCTGGCCTGGGCATTCGCCTCCCCCTGGAGCTGGGACTGGGTTCCTTCCAG GGCTTCATTGTTGCCATCCTGTACTGCTTCCTCAACCAAGAG GTGAGGACTGAGATCTCACGGAGATGGCGTGGCCACGATCCTGAACTTCTGCCAGCCTGGAGGACTCACGCCAAGTGGACGATGCCTTCCCACTCAAGGGCGAAGGTGCTGACATCTGTGTGCTAG